The following proteins are co-located in the Clostridiales bacterium genome:
- a CDS encoding methylcobamide--CoM methyltransferase, with protein MATDVFSPKERLLRILNKKEAERPPVICPGGMMNAAVVDVMVKGTRLPEAHHDPVLMSSLAKEVAEKTGFENFGVPFCMTVEAEVLGSEINYGTLECEPKIQKEKYPSVGLVDRLPLGSMEKNTRVGAIVQAIYALSRSNPDIPAIGSMTGPLSTAASLVDPMTFLKELRKDKAHAHQVLEYVNAHLMEYAALMIDNGASLISIADPTATGEILGPNMFEEYAVPYLNRLADGIHKLGAPVIIHICGELKAVKPLAAGLQADALSVDAFVSLKKLKEEFKEVTTMGNLSTILLEQSGTESVQRAAELLLKNRIDILAPACGLSTSTPLENIRAFTDQVRAGK; from the coding sequence ATGGCAACAGACGTTTTTTCACCAAAGGAAAGACTCCTGCGAATTCTCAATAAAAAAGAAGCAGAACGGCCTCCTGTCATTTGCCCTGGCGGAATGATGAATGCTGCCGTGGTAGATGTGATGGTCAAGGGAACCAGACTCCCGGAGGCGCATCATGATCCTGTGCTCATGAGCAGTCTGGCGAAAGAGGTGGCTGAAAAAACCGGCTTTGAAAACTTTGGTGTTCCCTTTTGTATGACGGTGGAAGCTGAAGTTCTGGGCAGTGAGATCAATTACGGAACGCTGGAGTGTGAGCCGAAGATACAGAAGGAAAAATATCCTTCCGTGGGTCTAGTGGATAGGCTGCCCCTGGGCAGTATGGAAAAAAATACAAGAGTTGGGGCGATAGTACAGGCAATTTATGCGCTGTCAAGGTCGAATCCCGATATTCCTGCCATCGGAAGCATGACCGGTCCGCTGAGTACTGCTGCATCTCTTGTGGACCCCATGACGTTTCTGAAGGAACTGCGCAAGGATAAAGCGCATGCACATCAGGTACTAGAGTATGTCAATGCTCATCTCATGGAATATGCGGCACTGATGATCGACAACGGAGCATCACTGATCTCCATCGCAGATCCTACAGCCACCGGAGAAATTCTCGGACCGAATATGTTTGAAGAGTATGCGGTTCCATATCTGAATCGTTTGGCAGATGGAATCCATAAGCTGGGAGCACCTGTTATCATCCATATCTGCGGAGAACTAAAAGCAGTGAAGCCCCTGGCTGCCGGCCTACAGGCGGATGCTTTGAGCGTAGATGCCTTTGTAAGCCTGAAAAAGCTGAAGGAGGAATTCAAAGAGGTGACTACCATGGGAAATCTGAGTACCATTCTGCTGGAACAATCGGGAACAGAATCCGTACAGAGAGCGGCGGAATTGCTGCTTAAAAATCGGATTGATATCCTTGCTCCGGCCTGTGGTCTGAGCACTTCCACTCCTCTTGAGAATATCAGAGCATTTACTGATCAGGTCAGAGCTGGGAAGTAA
- a CDS encoding DUF4445 domain-containing protein: MPIINFKKEKIAVEIPQGTTILQAARNAGVLVESPCNGMGTCGKCRVKIRGNEAVLACRAIVTEDLAVETLEDKTLNNTLKIHSEGDSFTYQIDAPITKRFDGVKTQVYLRDSLLTIEEGDTENQCYGLSVDIGTTTLVSALINLATGEELASISALNPQSLHAQDVLSRIQFASKDQGLDQMYEEITSELNRMTAELCSAAGIERRFIYEAVYSGNTTMIHLALHTNPESLGKYPYTPILKGGAFVRASDYNLEISQAGVIYTPPVISAYVGPDITSGILAVRLQDVEGTVLFIDIGTNGEMALSRNGELSATSTAAGPAFEGMNITFGMRAGNGSIEGFEIHDDGAVSLQVIGGGKAVGICGSGLFDLVGELVRLGIVTENGRFANPDTLRLPQQLCSRLKEFQGKIAFEVAPDIYLTLKDVRQVQLAKGAIRAGITALLRHQGVAEEDVSQVLIAGSFGYHLKTRSLVDITIMPKSFEKKIQFVGNTSKSGGKAFLLNQRFPEEMKALVKRVNSVELANLDGFERLFVGCLNFKE, from the coding sequence ATGCCTATTATCAATTTTAAGAAAGAGAAGATCGCAGTCGAAATACCTCAGGGCACCACCATACTTCAGGCAGCAAGGAATGCCGGTGTGCTGGTGGAATCCCCCTGTAACGGAATGGGTACTTGCGGTAAATGCAGGGTCAAAATAAGAGGAAATGAGGCAGTACTGGCGTGCAGAGCAATCGTAACAGAGGATCTGGCTGTTGAGACTTTGGAAGATAAAACGCTGAATAACACATTGAAAATACACAGTGAAGGAGACAGCTTCACGTATCAAATAGATGCTCCCATTACAAAGAGGTTTGACGGAGTAAAAACACAGGTCTATCTGAGAGACTCACTTCTCACTATAGAGGAGGGTGACACGGAGAACCAGTGTTACGGCCTTTCCGTGGATATTGGAACAACGACTCTGGTCAGTGCCCTGATCAATCTTGCCACAGGAGAGGAACTTGCGTCAATATCTGCCTTGAATCCCCAAAGTCTCCATGCGCAGGATGTCCTTTCCAGAATACAGTTTGCATCCAAAGATCAGGGGCTTGATCAAATGTATGAGGAAATCACCTCAGAGCTGAATCGGATGACTGCGGAGTTATGTTCCGCAGCTGGTATCGAGAGACGTTTTATTTATGAGGCAGTTTACAGCGGCAACACTACTATGATCCATCTTGCCTTACATACCAACCCTGAGTCCCTTGGAAAATACCCTTATACGCCGATCTTAAAAGGTGGTGCGTTTGTAAGGGCATCCGATTATAATCTGGAAATTTCACAGGCAGGAGTCATTTATACGCCGCCTGTTATTTCTGCTTATGTGGGGCCGGATATCACTTCTGGTATCCTTGCAGTACGGCTGCAGGATGTTGAGGGTACGGTTTTGTTCATCGACATCGGTACAAATGGAGAGATGGCTCTTTCCCGTAATGGGGAACTGTCAGCCACCTCAACGGCTGCGGGACCGGCGTTTGAAGGAATGAACATCACCTTCGGCATGCGGGCGGGAAATGGCTCAATTGAAGGATTTGAAATTCATGATGACGGGGCTGTTTCCCTGCAGGTGATTGGCGGGGGGAAAGCCGTGGGAATTTGCGGAAGCGGTCTATTTGATCTTGTGGGCGAATTGGTTCGCCTGGGAATCGTAACGGAAAATGGGCGGTTTGCCAATCCGGATACGCTTCGTCTGCCGCAGCAATTGTGCAGCAGGCTGAAGGAATTCCAGGGGAAGATTGCCTTTGAAGTGGCACCGGACATCTATCTGACATTGAAGGATGTCCGTCAGGTCCAATTGGCAAAGGGAGCCATCCGAGCGGGGATAACCGCATTGCTTCGCCATCAGGGAGTAGCAGAGGAGGACGTGAGTCAGGTGCTCATTGCAGGGTCCTTCGGCTATCATCTGAAGACCAGGAGTCTGGTTGATATTACAATCATGCCGAAAAGCTTTGAAAAGAAGATCCAATTTGTGGGGAATACATCCAAATCAGGCGGGAAAGCATTTCTCCTGAACCAGAGGTTCCCGGAAGAGATGAAGGCGCTCGTAAAGCGGGTGAATTCCGTTGAACTTGCCAATTTAGACGGATTTGAAAGACTGTTTGTGGGATGCCTGAATTTCAAAGAGTAA
- a CDS encoding cobalamin-binding protein, with translation MQEGEAVKLAHRALEMGLDPLTAIDLGLRAGMEEAGRRFEEDQYFIPELLVCADAMEAAMSVLKPHIKIEDNNHPIKVVIGTVEGDNHDLGKNTVAVFLAAAGYAVYDLGRDVPSQLFVEKAIEIDADIIALSTLMTISTPRMAEVIGLLEAQNIRNRFKVIIGGKPVSKDFAGKIGADGYSADVSGALRLIRSLMD, from the coding sequence ATGCAGGAGGGCGAAGCTGTGAAGCTAGCCCATAGAGCGCTGGAAATGGGACTTGACCCGCTGACAGCAATCGATTTGGGCTTGCGGGCTGGTATGGAGGAAGCGGGCAGACGTTTTGAAGAGGATCAGTATTTTATCCCTGAGCTTCTGGTGTGCGCCGATGCTATGGAAGCAGCAATGTCCGTGCTAAAGCCTCATATTAAAATTGAGGACAATAATCATCCAATTAAAGTGGTGATTGGCACCGTCGAAGGAGATAATCATGATCTAGGAAAGAATACCGTAGCAGTCTTTTTGGCTGCGGCAGGATATGCTGTATATGATCTGGGAAGAGATGTTCCCTCGCAATTATTTGTTGAAAAGGCCATAGAGATTGATGCCGATATTATCGCATTGTCAACCCTCATGACCATCTCTACGCCTCGTATGGCAGAGGTCATAGGATTACTTGAAGCACAGAATATTCGCAATCGCTTTAAGGTGATCATCGGAGGGAAACCGGTATCGAAGGACTTTGCAGGAAAGATTGGTGCAGATGGTTACTCTGCAGATGTTTCCGGCGCGTTGCGTCTTATTCGCAGCCTGATGGACTGA
- a CDS encoding cobalamin-binding protein, which translates to MSEQERLFEELALAVLEMEEEKTISLSKEALEEGIDPVDIIEKGLSEGMTRAGELFEEEEYFVPELLMCADAMNAGIDFIRPHIKIDANTVRKKAIIGVIEGDTHDIGKNLVKLMMDNAGFEMIDLGRDIPAQQFVDRAKEVEADLICISSLMTTTMDNMAEVIQRLETEGIRGKFKVMVGGGPISGAFAKDIGADGYSANAAEAVRLARTLAGVS; encoded by the coding sequence ATGTCAGAACAAGAACGATTATTTGAAGAACTAGCCCTTGCTGTTTTGGAGATGGAGGAGGAAAAAACCATATCTCTTTCCAAAGAAGCATTAGAGGAGGGTATTGATCCCGTGGATATCATTGAAAAAGGATTGTCGGAAGGAATGACTCGGGCAGGAGAGCTATTTGAAGAAGAAGAATATTTTGTGCCGGAGTTGTTAATGTGCGCCGATGCAATGAATGCAGGAATCGATTTTATAAGACCGCATATAAAGATTGATGCGAATACAGTACGCAAAAAAGCAATCATCGGGGTTATTGAAGGGGATACTCACGATATTGGAAAAAATCTTGTCAAACTGATGATGGATAATGCAGGCTTTGAAATGATCGACCTGGGAAGAGATATCCCAGCGCAGCAATTTGTGGATAGAGCAAAAGAAGTGGAAGCGGATTTGATCTGCATCTCCAGCTTAATGACAACCACCATGGACAATATGGCGGAGGTGATTCAACGATTAGAAACAGAAGGCATCCGTGGGAAATTTAAGGTTATGGTGGGTGGCGGGCCGATTTCCGGTGCCTTTGCAAAAGATATTGGAGCGGACGGCTATTCCGCAAATGCAGCAGAAGCAGTTCGTTTGGCAAGAACGCTGGCGGGTGTATCATGA
- the pyrB gene encoding aspartate carbamoyltransferase gives MLKGKSLLEPMDFTTEEMEELFLLADRIIEEPEQYAKSCEGKLLATLFYEPSTRTRFSFEAAMLRLGGKVIGFSEPNSSSVSKGESISDTIRTVACYADLAVMRHPKEGAPKVAAACTDMPVVNAGDGGHQHPTQTLTDLLTIRREKGGFENLTIGLCGDLKFGRTVHSLIKALSRYRNISFVMISPEELRIPEYVRREILIKNNIPFQEVKNMQEVLPSLDVLYMTRVQRERFFNEDDYLRLKNRYILDAQKMKLAKENMMVLHPLPRVNEISAEVDNDPRALYFKQAKYGMFVRMALIMSLLGVEERRN, from the coding sequence TTGTTAAAAGGAAAAAGCTTACTGGAGCCCATGGATTTTACAACAGAAGAGATGGAGGAACTATTCTTACTTGCAGATAGGATCATCGAGGAACCGGAACAATATGCAAAATCCTGTGAAGGAAAACTGCTGGCAACGTTGTTTTATGAACCCAGCACCAGGACGAGGTTCAGTTTTGAAGCTGCCATGCTTAGACTCGGAGGAAAGGTTATCGGATTTTCTGAACCGAATTCCAGCTCCGTATCAAAGGGAGAGAGCATTTCTGATACCATTCGGACAGTAGCCTGCTATGCGGATCTGGCTGTCATGCGTCATCCCAAAGAAGGGGCGCCAAAGGTTGCGGCAGCCTGCACCGACATGCCTGTTGTCAACGCAGGGGACGGAGGTCATCAGCATCCCACGCAGACCCTTACCGATCTTTTGACCATTCGCAGAGAAAAAGGCGGGTTTGAAAACCTCACCATCGGTCTTTGCGGAGATTTGAAATTTGGACGGACAGTCCACTCTCTGATCAAAGCCCTGTCAAGATATAGAAACATCTCCTTCGTGATGATCTCCCCTGAGGAATTAAGGATACCGGAATACGTACGCAGGGAGATTCTGATCAAGAATAACATACCGTTTCAGGAAGTTAAAAATATGCAGGAGGTGCTTCCCAGCCTGGATGTTCTCTATATGACGAGAGTTCAAAGAGAACGCTTTTTCAATGAGGACGATTATCTCCGTCTCAAGAATCGTTATATTCTGGATGCTCAGAAAATGAAGCTGGCCAAGGAAAACATGATGGTGCTCCATCCCCTGCCAAGAGTAAACGAAATCTCTGCAGAGGTGGATAACGACCCGCGAGCACTGTACTTTAAGCAGGCGAAATACGGCATGTTTGTCAGAATGGCACTGATCATGAGTTTGCTGGGCGTGGAAGAGAGGAGAAATTGA
- a CDS encoding aspartate carbamoyltransferase regulatory subunit, giving the protein MVVIDSIKTGIVIDHITAGLGMKILEYLDIDTTKNTVALIMNAVSNKFGRKDVVKIENVVDIDLAALGIIDPKVTVNVIEDHIIKRKIHVTVPEKVVNIIKCNNPRCVTSVESGAPQVFHLIDRENREYRCDYCDEIISMKGGYSNEVLHKQWFDR; this is encoded by the coding sequence ATGGTAGTAATCGACAGTATTAAAACAGGCATCGTCATTGATCACATCACAGCGGGTTTGGGTATGAAGATTCTGGAGTATCTGGATATCGATACGACAAAGAATACCGTAGCACTGATTATGAATGCGGTGAGCAACAAATTCGGCAGAAAAGATGTTGTTAAAATCGAGAATGTTGTGGATATTGATCTGGCAGCCCTTGGGATTATTGATCCAAAAGTTACCGTCAATGTCATTGAAGATCATATTATTAAGAGGAAAATTCATGTCACAGTGCCTGAGAAGGTGGTGAATATCATCAAGTGCAATAATCCTCGCTGTGTTACCTCTGTGGAATCAGGTGCACCTCAAGTATTTCACCTCATCGACAGGGAGAACCGCGAATATCGATGCGACTACTGCGATGAAATTATCAGCATGAAAGGCGGATATAGTAATGAAGTTCTGCATAAACAATGGTTTGATCGTTGA
- a CDS encoding dihydroorotase — MKFCINNGLIVDPHQASPFLGNLVIENGIITEIVPAKQNPAAVQSDSETAHEGTIEDNHTIDVSGKADVHTIDARGNWVVPGLIDLHVHFREPGFEYKEDIQSGCESAAAGGFTMVCCMPNTSPVIDTPEVVRFIRKKADAGNGVDVSCIGAISKGQDGIELVDYEGMLVDGGICGISEDGKTVADESVMLEAMKKAKELGLTVYSHAEPEAEIVKRDLALAKQSGCRLHFCHISEKASIALIRHAKEGGLAVTAETAPHYFALTSEEVQGDPNKKMNPPLGTKADREAVMQALRDGTLDAIATDHAPHHINEKSVPYELAPNGVIGLETSFAISYTKLVRAGILTPAELVKKMSCKPAEILGIHSGRIEIGRPADLAIIDVEAEYEIGSEPFRSKSANSPFLGERVFGRILYTIKDGAVIWNASEASGCMKSGG; from the coding sequence ATGAAGTTCTGCATAAACAATGGTTTGATCGTTGATCCCCATCAGGCTTCACCGTTTCTGGGAAACCTGGTGATTGAGAATGGCATCATCACAGAAATTGTTCCTGCAAAGCAGAATCCGGCGGCAGTTCAATCTGATTCTGAGACTGCACATGAGGGCACAATTGAAGATAATCATACAATTGATGTAAGTGGAAAAGCGGATGTGCATACAATCGACGCAAGGGGAAACTGGGTGGTACCTGGGCTCATTGATCTTCATGTTCACTTTCGAGAACCGGGATTTGAATACAAAGAGGATATACAAAGCGGCTGTGAGAGTGCAGCTGCAGGCGGATTTACTATGGTCTGTTGTATGCCCAATACAAGCCCTGTTATTGACACCCCTGAAGTGGTTCGTTTCATCCGAAAAAAGGCAGATGCCGGCAATGGTGTTGATGTGAGCTGTATCGGAGCAATTTCAAAGGGGCAGGACGGGATAGAACTTGTAGACTATGAAGGCATGCTGGTTGATGGAGGCATTTGCGGAATCAGCGAAGACGGAAAAACCGTCGCGGATGAATCGGTTATGCTGGAGGCCATGAAAAAAGCAAAGGAACTGGGGCTTACCGTGTACTCCCATGCAGAACCTGAGGCTGAAATCGTGAAGAGGGATCTTGCCTTGGCGAAACAATCGGGATGCAGGCTTCATTTCTGTCACATCAGCGAGAAGGCCAGCATTGCGCTCATTCGCCATGCAAAGGAAGGCGGACTCGCTGTCACAGCGGAAACAGCGCCCCATTATTTTGCCCTCACAAGTGAGGAGGTTCAGGGAGATCCAAATAAAAAAATGAATCCGCCGCTTGGGACGAAAGCTGACCGTGAAGCAGTAATGCAAGCGCTGAGGGATGGAACCTTGGATGCCATCGCAACAGATCATGCACCGCATCATATCAATGAAAAAAGCGTTCCTTATGAGCTTGCCCCCAACGGTGTAATCGGGTTGGAAACAAGCTTCGCAATAAGTTATACGAAACTGGTACGAGCGGGTATTCTGACGCCTGCAGAGCTGGTCAAGAAAATGAGCTGTAAGCCTGCAGAGATACTAGGGATCCACAGCGGGAGGATTGAGATTGGCAGACCAGCAGATCTTGCCATCATCGATGTTGAGGCAGAATATGAGATTGGCTCAGAGCCGTTTCGTTCCAAGAGCGCTAACTCCCCCTTTTTGGGAGAAAGAGTGTTTGGACGGATCTTATACACCATCAAAGACGGAGCCGTCATATGGAATGCGTCAGAAGCATCCGGCTGCATGAAATCAGGAGGTTGA
- the pyrF gene encoding orotidine-5'-phosphate decarboxylase: MIDRLIKQIEQKANPTVVGLDPTFEMIPKTMANEMFEEHGKNTKAVANMFLQFNKEIIDQTFDLVPAVKLQIAMYEQYGLDGISAYLDSIVYAKEKGLVVIGDVKRGDIASTAAAYAGHISGMSIEGIHFDPWKEDAVTLNPYMGFDGIEPFLPPCRELHKGIFILVKTSNPSGSELQDLMSQGKPVYEYTAELVSKWGELAMGDQGYSNVAAVVGATYKEQGEFLRKKLSHTFFLVPGYGAQGASAKDLGGYFDSDGRGCIINSSRGIIAAYQKDGKYGEQNFAEAAREAVLLMKKDLGGIV; encoded by the coding sequence ATGATAGATCGATTAATAAAACAGATTGAACAAAAGGCAAATCCTACCGTTGTTGGATTAGATCCTACTTTTGAGATGATCCCCAAGACCATGGCTAACGAGATGTTTGAAGAACACGGGAAAAACACGAAAGCAGTGGCAAACATGTTCCTTCAGTTCAACAAGGAAATCATAGACCAGACCTTTGACCTGGTACCGGCAGTAAAATTACAGATTGCAATGTACGAACAGTATGGATTGGACGGAATCTCTGCTTACCTTGATTCCATCGTTTATGCTAAGGAAAAGGGGCTTGTGGTAATCGGGGATGTGAAACGCGGTGACATCGCGTCCACCGCAGCGGCTTATGCAGGTCATATCAGCGGCATGAGCATCGAAGGAATTCATTTTGACCCATGGAAGGAGGATGCGGTGACACTGAATCCATACATGGGTTTTGATGGGATCGAACCGTTTCTTCCTCCTTGCAGAGAATTGCATAAAGGGATTTTCATTCTAGTAAAAACCAGCAATCCCTCTGGCAGCGAGCTTCAGGATTTGATGAGCCAAGGGAAGCCTGTTTACGAATATACAGCTGAGCTGGTGAGCAAGTGGGGGGAGCTGGCAATGGGCGATCAAGGCTACAGCAACGTAGCGGCAGTGGTGGGAGCAACCTATAAGGAGCAGGGCGAATTCCTGCGAAAGAAGCTGTCCCATACCTTCTTCCTTGTTCCGGGATATGGTGCCCAGGGTGCGTCAGCAAAGGATCTGGGCGGGTACTTTGACAGCGACGGCAGAGGCTGCATCATCAATTCTTCAAGAGGAATCATCGCAGCTTACCAAAAGGACGGGAAATATGGGGAACAAAATTTTGCAGAAGCAGCGCGGGAAGCGGTACTGCTGATGAAAAAAGATCTGGGAGGTATCGTATGA
- a CDS encoding dihydroorotate dehydrogenase electron transfer subunit: MTGSESRILESKILGNDQIAREIYCMTLEYEGWESEMKPGQFVNLYLNDKSMILPRPVSICEAEKGKLALVYRIVGKGTEALSSYAPGDIIRVSTPLGNGYDVTDIALRLGTDSSKTIVLAAGGLGVPPMLELAKSLRKAIEPNIKLTAVIGFQDEVFLCEELEQYCDSVLVATDNGSKGFHGNVLELMKAEGDPGDYYLACGPKPMLKAVSDYCVEKNIPIQVSLEERMGCGYGACVGCTCRIKEENDEKVPFKLKKVCKDGPVFRGNEVVWDD; the protein is encoded by the coding sequence ATGACGGGATCTGAGTCAAGAATTCTGGAATCCAAGATCTTGGGAAATGATCAGATTGCCCGGGAAATATACTGCATGACGCTGGAGTACGAGGGCTGGGAAAGTGAGATGAAACCGGGGCAGTTTGTAAATCTTTATCTCAATGACAAGAGTATGATTCTGCCAAGACCGGTCAGCATCTGCGAAGCTGAGAAAGGCAAGCTGGCACTGGTATACCGAATTGTAGGAAAGGGAACGGAAGCGCTTTCCAGCTATGCCCCCGGTGATATCATACGAGTCAGCACTCCTTTGGGAAATGGATATGATGTGACCGATATTGCGCTAAGGCTTGGAACTGACAGCTCAAAGACGATTGTCCTTGCGGCAGGCGGGCTTGGAGTGCCCCCTATGCTGGAACTTGCCAAGTCACTGCGAAAAGCAATTGAGCCCAATATAAAGTTGACTGCAGTGATTGGTTTTCAGGATGAGGTTTTTCTTTGCGAAGAACTGGAACAATATTGTGACAGTGTTCTGGTTGCCACCGACAACGGAAGCAAGGGATTTCATGGGAATGTTCTGGAGCTGATGAAAGCGGAAGGCGATCCTGGAGATTATTATCTGGCTTGCGGACCGAAGCCAATGCTCAAGGCTGTCTCGGATTACTGTGTAGAGAAAAACATACCGATTCAAGTATCTTTGGAGGAACGAATGGGCTGCGGCTACGGGGCGTGTGTTGGATGTACCTGCAGGATCAAAGAGGAAAACGATGAGAAAGTTCCTTTCAAGCTGAAGAAGGTTTGTAAGGACGGTCCGGTATTCAGGGGAAACGAGGTGGTTTGGGATGATTAG
- a CDS encoding dihydroorotate dehydrogenase, translating to MISLNKNQKSTGSSSADCDLDLRVTIAGVTLDNPVTTASGTFSARESGAFYDINELGAVITKGVSLEPWDGNPTPRIAEAYGGMLNAVGLQNPGVDAFIKDELPYLKSFKTKVIVNVAGKTKDEYCRAVEKLCETDADMLEINISCPNIKEGGISFGADTAMAAEITKAVKRISTKPILMKLTPNVTDIAEIARAVEAEGADGISLINTLLGMKIDIYKKKPVLWNRMGGLSGPVVKPVAVRMVYQVRRAVKIPVIGLGGIMTGEDAVEFFMAGADVISIGTAALVDPQAPVRIKRELIDFMKSNGYKNLQEIRDALL from the coding sequence ATGATTAGTCTTAATAAGAATCAAAAATCTACTGGCAGCAGCAGTGCAGACTGTGATCTGGATCTGCGTGTTACCATCGCAGGAGTAACACTTGATAATCCTGTAACAACGGCTTCCGGTACCTTTTCCGCAAGAGAAAGCGGTGCATTCTACGACATCAACGAACTTGGCGCTGTCATCACCAAAGGAGTGTCGCTCGAACCATGGGACGGGAATCCAACACCGAGAATTGCAGAAGCCTATGGGGGAATGCTCAATGCGGTGGGGCTTCAGAACCCCGGTGTAGATGCTTTTATTAAGGACGAACTGCCCTACCTGAAGAGCTTTAAAACGAAAGTGATTGTGAATGTTGCGGGCAAGACAAAGGATGAGTACTGCCGTGCCGTGGAAAAGCTTTGTGAGACCGATGCAGATATGCTGGAGATTAATATTTCCTGCCCCAATATCAAAGAGGGCGGCATCAGTTTCGGTGCAGATACTGCAATGGCCGCTGAGATAACGAAGGCGGTCAAAAGAATCTCGACCAAACCAATCCTGATGAAACTGACACCGAATGTGACCGACATTGCAGAAATAGCAAGAGCAGTAGAGGCGGAAGGCGCTGACGGGATCTCGCTGATCAATACACTACTGGGTATGAAAATTGATATTTACAAAAAGAAGCCTGTGCTTTGGAATCGGATGGGAGGTCTTTCCGGCCCTGTGGTGAAGCCGGTTGCCGTTCGCATGGTATATCAGGTGCGCAGAGCTGTAAAGATTCCGGTCATCGGTCTGGGTGGGATCATGACTGGCGAGGACGCTGTGGAATTCTTTATGGCCGGAGCAGATGTGATCTCCATTGGTACTGCCGCGCTTGTTGATCCTCAGGCACCGGTAAGGATTAAAAGAGAATTGATCGACTTTATGAAAAGCAACGGATATAAAAATCTGCAGGAGATAAGGGATGCCTTGCTGTGA
- the pyrE gene encoding orotate phosphoribosyltransferase → MNYKKEFIEFMVRSGVLTFGEFTTKSGRKSPYFINTGNYKTGRQLGMLGEFYAHCIGDHIEQGNLKKDITALFGPAYKGIPISVAASIALAQKHGIDINYCTNRKEVKDHGEGGSLMGYQLQPGDSVLIVEDVITAGTAMRECLPILNHYGVSVEGLIVSVDRMERGAGNATAIQELREEYGIATYPIITVLDILEHLHGKEIDGKIQIDDGTKEKIEAYLDTYCAK, encoded by the coding sequence ATGAATTATAAAAAAGAATTTATTGAATTTATGGTGCGGTCAGGTGTGTTGACCTTCGGTGAATTTACCACGAAGAGCGGGCGGAAATCACCATATTTCATCAATACAGGAAATTACAAAACGGGAAGGCAGCTTGGGATGCTTGGCGAGTTTTATGCTCACTGCATTGGAGATCATATAGAGCAAGGGAATCTTAAGAAGGACATAACTGCTTTGTTTGGACCAGCATATAAGGGGATTCCCATCTCTGTAGCGGCATCCATTGCTCTGGCGCAGAAGCATGGCATTGACATCAACTACTGCACCAACCGCAAGGAGGTCAAAGATCATGGCGAAGGAGGCTCGCTAATGGGTTATCAACTGCAGCCGGGAGATTCTGTGCTGATTGTTGAGGATGTAATCACTGCAGGGACTGCTATGAGAGAATGCCTGCCGATCCTGAACCATTATGGTGTCAGTGTCGAGGGGCTTATCGTATCGGTGGACAGGATGGAACGGGGTGCAGGAAATGCAACTGCAATTCAGGAGCTGAGAGAGGAATATGGCATCGCAACCTATCCGATCATAACCGTTTTGGATATTCTGGAACATTTGCATGGGAAGGAAATTGACGGCAAGATACAGATCGACGACGGGACAAAAGAGAAGATTGAAGCTTATTTGGACACATATTGTGCGAAATAA